Part of the Augochlora pura isolate Apur16 chromosome 10, APUR_v2.2.1, whole genome shotgun sequence genome, CAGGTAACAGCTGCTGGAAAAGCTGTACTTATTACTGGATGCGATTCGAGAGTTGGATATACCTTGAGTAAACAATTAGACGAATTGGTAAGATTAACTCTCTATATGTTATCGTTAGTAGTAACATTTTATACTCGTACTATACTATGTCcgcatacatatatttttaagggATTTACAGTGTTTGCCGGATTCGGTAACAAAGCAGAAAATgatgaaacaatgaaaaaattaaaacaggaAACATCTGGCAGGCTGCATATATTACAGTTAGATATTACCAGTGAACACGACATCCATTCAACTTTTCTTTACATTAATGAGAATTTACCAGATGGTGCTCCAGGTATGTAAACTTatttgctataattatttataagtacACTTACTCTATACTttacataattacatttaaaatcatgttacatatgtatacgttGTATTAGGTTTATGGGCATTAGTACATGCAGCAGCTTGGGTGACCTTAGGTGAATGCGAATGGGTACCTCCTGCTGTATTAAAACGCAGTAtagatatcaattttattggcCTTGCACGATTAACCCAGGTAACTTTGATGCAGATATATGagtattcaatttatacattaagGACACAAAGGTACCAGTGATATTTTGTTCATAGGTCTTTCTACCACTTGTCAGAAGGTCTAAAGGTCGTGTTGTATTAGTTAGCAGTCTGTTAGCTCGTATACCCAGCCCTGTCCGTGGCATTTACTGTGCAGTTAAGGTAAATGAGTTTTCTAAAATCGATTAGACTTTCCAtgaatcgataaaatttttcaattagataatttgaaaaatgtaatttacttAATAGGCCGCAGTCGATGCTTGGGGAACTTGTCTTAGAATGGAGATGAGAAGGTGGGGTGTGGATGTGGTAATTATTGAAACCGGTGAATACGTATCTGGTAATGCATGGTTAAAAGATAATAGCGCGTTACTCGAACAAGCGAGGGATATGTGGACTCAGTTGGACCCGCAGACTCGTAAAGAATATGGTCAAGAGTTATTTCAGAAAGAAATGTTGGCTCTTGAGAAATATACACAAGGTCCAGAAGCAGATTTAACGCCGGTAACTAGAGCTTTAACAGATGgcataataaaaacatttccaaTGAGAAGGTATACACCAGTTTCCCGTAAAGAAAGGATACAGGCTTTGTGTAGCGATTATCTCCCAAAACCAGTTTacgatatattatacacaaatTAATGGAGAACAAGTTTgacaattgaattattagcGTTTATCATTATGTGaaacgacgaataaaaatataagttatgTAATATcaagaacgaaataattattctagttAGActtttagattaatttttacaaactgATAAATTTTCCTTCAAAAGCAATTactatctaaataaaaagtacacgatattgaaatttatactaaaatatgtCCGAGAAAAATATGTACGGCGAAACATATTTACcctctttatctcttttcCTTGTTTTCCAATTCACCAGTTCAGGCGTGTGCACGTGTATAATGCATACGTGCATGCACAGATATCATGCTTGAGAAATATCATATGCACATACGTAGGTACATACtctgtacatatatgtaatacaatgtacatacatacgttGCAGAAGAATTCTCTGTGTTTTCGTGAGAGTAGTGACGTGAAGTGGTGTGAACTGTACAGTGACTTGACGTGACTAACATAGTTTCGAATTATGTACGTAGTGATTGGTTACAGCAAAATAGCGGCAATGTTTTGTACACTTGAATCAATGAATTGTAACTTGTAACAATGACACGAATTAACTGGATGATAGATGTTGTCAAGCTCAAGGACAGAAAAAAGCGATTATATATCTCGATTGTTCCGGGTTTAGATGAGTGGGATAGGTGGATAACTCACAACACAGTTCTAATGAAGCCACAGTGTAGACAAGTATGTACATATTCGGAGatagtaaaaaagaaaaaaattacataatataatttttttttccccgtaTAGGACATCACGTATAGGTTATACACTGACCTGTTTTAAATAACGTTTCTGAAATTCCTTTAAATGTTTCGTAAAATTAACATTGTCAAAATAAACTTCAGTGGCGCGCATTCATTTACGAATGCATCCGTAGCGTCAAACGCATCGACAAGGGTAAGTGTAtcttattttccatttattcaATATCATACTGTATTGGTATATTGTACATGttcattattgaaatttgtttatcatttttgttacttGTTTATAATCTATCATTTTCGAAAACTTAAAAACAATTCTCATTGTTATAGATGTACCATCATAATTTACAGAATAAATACAACTGTGTCTTTTTGGTTGAgctctatatatttctattacaggTACAGCAATTTaggaaattgttgaataaaagCGATTATAATGATAGACTTACAGATTCTTTTGGACGACGTCACACTTATTTACGCATTTCTATCACCGAACGTTGTAATCTTCGATGTAAGCTTTCTTACAGCTGtcaaaatttcaaactttGGGTAGAGTAATCATAGAAGGTATTATGTTTTACATAGGTTTGTACTGCATGCCAGCAGAAGGTGTTACATTGACACAGAAGAATGGCATCTTAAGGAcagaggaaattattaaaataacaagttTATTCGTAGAAGAAGGTGTGCACAAAGTACGTCTAACGGGTGGCGAACCAACAGTTAGAAAGGATATCGTCGATATTATCGGTAAACAATGTGATCTTTGTTCTTACTGAATCTTTgaacattaaatttttcaatatattggaaacaattacaattattgtagcCGGGTTGAAAGAATTATCTGGTTTGAAACAAATTGCTATTACTACCAATGGTTTAACATTGACACGTCAATTGCCATCTCTTCAAAGAGCAGGACTAgatgcgataaatatttctctagaCACATTAAAAGAAGATCGTTTCGAACAATTTACTCGTAGGAAAGGTTGGTCTAGAGTTATAGCTGCGATAGACTTGGCTATTCAATTAGGCTACAATCCTGTTAaggtgaaaagaaaaaatagtaCTTTTTGAATAACAACATGTACCTTGGTAAATGATGACAAATGATTTCAATCCATATTCTTTAGGTGAACTGTGTGGTAATGAATGGTTTCAATAGCGATGAATTGATCGATTTCGTTAACTTGACTAAAGATCGTCCGGTCGATGTACGTTTCATCGAATACATGCCTTTTCAAGGGAACAAATGGAACGAAAATAAGATGGTATCTTTTGAttcaatgaagaaaataataaggaACGTGTATCCTGACTTACAGCGTCTTTCAAGCGAGTACAATGATACGTCCAAAGTACGTAACAGTTTATTGCGATctcgtttaaacaattttgcaattttaattcgtgtGTAACTGAGAAATATGCTATTTCTTTGGAACAGGCGTACCACGTTCCGGGTTTCACAGGACAGATCGGATTTATTACATCAATGAGCGAGCACTTTTGCAATTCGTGCAATCGATTGAGAATAACGGCGGATGGAAATTTGAAGGTCTGTTTGTTCGAAGGAAAAGGGGAAGTATCTCTACGAGATGCTTTGCGGAGTGGAGCGTCTGACGAGAGTTTGAAGGAGATGATCGGTGTAGCGGTACGACGTAAAAAGAAGCAACACGCTGGTACGTTTAATCACAGATCTCTCGTTATGgttcgttaaccccttgccgtactttaacgagtcagactcgcgatggagatttctagtaataagctattaggtatgaatattcatccgttcctttaactggtaataaaatgttattctctcgttaccaatatttaaacattcaactaGATATAAgcacgcgataaatataaaatttccctTTTCATCTAAGaatttagtgcgatcgaagaaattctaatcgtgcaacttctaaagaaaatggcacggcaaggggttaaagattATCTCATCTGTAACAtgaaaaaacaatatacaaaGCGATAACGTTTGCATGATCCTATTCGATAACGTATATGTTTCAGGAATGTTCAATCTATCCAAGATGGAAAACAGGCCGATGATACTTATCGGGGGTTAATCAATCTTATtgttattttggaaattttacgCACAGGTTTAAACGGTTTCTTTGGTGTTCTCAGAAGTCTGTGTATAAACGTTATCGCTCTATTCTATTCAATACGTGATCGATGATAATTCGAACAACTCTATCGTTCAACATCTATCTTGCGTTCCAGTAATCGGTAGTAGGTGAAAACTTTTGCAGATTTCTATGTACTGAACACGATTTTTTTAAGATTCTCCCTTATAAACTGAAGAAAACAAAACCATTTTCTTCAGTGAATTTTACATGACTACAAATTCAAAACTGCTGGTTACCGGAACGTACAACAGAAGAAGTTCTAATACGTTGGACAGTGTCTTTATCTTACTGTTGGCGGAGTTCAACTGTAACATCGATTGTTTATACTTGCAGTGAAAATGAAACTCTTAAAGAGAAAAAGTTGTAAGGACACACTGCAAGCCAACACCCCGTCTGGGGATTTACCGCGCACATTTGTCAGCTCgcacaaattttcaaatacaagAAGAATGTATTCTTCGTTGTCGCACGTGGATAAAGATGGCAAAGCGAGAATGGTGGATGTCGGTTCGAAGATTGAGAGCAAACGCGTTGCAGTTGCAAAAGGTGTCGTACAGATCGATACAGtgataagaaaattgatagtggagaataattgtaagaaaGGAGACGTGCTGTCCGTGGCACAATTGGCCGGAATCATGGGAGCGAAACGTACTCCTGATTTGATACCGCTTTGTCATCCGGTTTCGTTATCCTACGCAAACGTGTTTCTTCATTTAAACGAGAAAACGAATCGGATAGAAATCACAGCCGAAGTTCGATGCTCCGGTAAGACTGGCGTAGAGATGGAAGCTTTGACAGCCGTAAGTATCGCGGCGCTAACTGTTTACGATATGTGCAAGTTTGCAGCTGCTCCGACCATGCTCAAGATAACTGATATAGAGCTGATTTCAAAAACTGGTGGTACAAAGGGAGACTTCTTTAGAAACTAATTATCCGTTTGTTTCGTCTTTGATGTCGACAGTCTAGACACTCGAATACTTGATACAGTGCAATTCAACGATGTTCCTccattaatatataatctatGTACAGAGGTACAAAGTACACAATACGTTAGTATGTACGTACATCCCGTCCACGAAAAGATGATATAGATTTCAACAGTGAGATGCTGGGGGATCTACCAGGATGGGGGACTCTCCTACCGTATTACAAGTTTCTCTGTTCTATCTTTCCGTGGACGGATAATACGTACGTACatggattttatatttttatggcAGAGACTAAAGttctcttttttgttttttaagcGCTCATGTTAGTACATGCACAGACATTTTGTAATCACGTCCAATAAATGGATTTCTTAAACTTTTATTCAAGCCctacatttatttacttgaTTGAAGAACAGGCGGAGGAAAGGAAGGGAAGCAGCGTTTCGACGCGAACGCGACCCAGAGACTGTGCGTAGCCTCCTCGTTCCGTCGCGCCCCGGAGCAAAGCAGATGCATCTTGCTGACTCGATCGTGTAGCAACATGTTGAAAATTTGCGCGCccgcctctcattggctactgtttttcctttttcttggagttacaataatttcgatacaccctgtatatggtGTGCCAGAAACAACTCTCCCGTGTAATGAGGCCCCTACACTATCTTGCGGGCCGTGCCGGCTCGGCAATACGGAGATATTGTTATAACGGTTGGATGGTTGCATATGTACTAGTCAGCAAAGTTCAGGTAATAGCAAGAGAGCTATCCCTCTGCTGGCGAGCATTTGAAATAGCCGTTACATTGTATTTATGTTTTACATACGTACTTGCATGTTATATGAATATTCGTACATTTTGtcgaacataacctaaaaacgaaaataatcaaaaaagTGTAGCCTATCGTTACGTTAAGCTACAATAACAgtatatgatttttttatacgtttattcGAATGACAAACGAAATTTACGATGAAAACACAAAATTGGAAAGAATTAGAAATACCTTTAAGCGATCCCATATTGAAAACCATTGAAGAACTAAAATACTCGTTTATGACACCGGTGCAggtaaaatttatacaataaaatccgTGACTTTAAGTAGTTTTACGAACCAAGATTCTAATATTGATATCAAAATAAcgcaataaaatatcaaatagtaCTTATACTTTTGGTTGACTTACCCACAGGCTGCTTCCATACCACTATTACTGAAGGGTAAAGATGTTGCAGCGGAAGCTGTAACAGGTAGTGGAAAAACGGTTGCTTTTATAGTAcctttattagaaattttgcaGGTATCTACACACTATTTTCccatgtaataattattttatggacatcttttattcaatataaagGGAGGATtgtaattaagtaattattttccatgagaaacagaaacgaaaagaaGCGTGGAAACCTACAGAAGTTGgagcaataataattagtcCAACAAGAGAACTAGCAATACAAATATATGATGTactacaaaaatttttaactaatCTCCcacaattaaaacaaatattacttGTTGGTGGTATAACGATTGCAGAAGATGTGGCAAGACTTAAAACTGGGGCTAATATTATTGTAGCAACACCCGGTAGATTAGAagatataatatcaaattgtagAGGCATAAATTTGGCTGCACGTTTAAAGTCATTGGtaagtaacataaaaatcagAAAGCTGCAGTTTTTTCATGgaaatctaattattttatttgcaggAAATATTAATCTTAGATGAAGCAGATAGGTTATTGAATTTGGGCTTTTCCACAACACTAGATACAATACTAAGCTATTTGCCACGTTTCAGAAGAACAGGTTTATTCTCTGCAACACAAACAAAAGAACTACAGCAGCTAATTAGAGCAGGATTGAGAAACCCAGCTTTAGTATCTGTTAAAGAAAAAGCAAATATTTCAACGCCTTcgaatttagtaaataattacacaattGTAAATGTAGAGCACAAATTTTCTACAATGATAGACTTTATACAACAAAAGGGAACTAATTTAAAGTACATGATCTTTTTATCTACATGTGCTTGCGTAGACTATTTTAGTCACGCTATTCAAGAGTAAGTTATGTTGTAGTCTATGTTACTTACTCATTTGTTCTGGATGACTGAGAAAAGCATTATAGGCCTCCCCAATAACTGTTTGCAAATGTAATGATaactaaaaatttgtatatatctCATATTCTTTTAAACAAGTAATGCATGTCTCGGGCATTGTCTTGCTATTAAAAACAAACGAGTCGTTTGATGCgcgcatatatatataaacaggaatatatttaacaatatactgaatttttagaatgttGCCGTCGGTTCAAGTGCTTGCGATACAtggtaaaatgaaaaataagaggtacaaaatatttaacgagtTTCGTCGTATCGAAAGTGGTGTTTTAATTTGCACGGATGTAATGGCTCGCGGTGTAGATATTTCAGAAATCAATTGGGTATTGCAGTACGATCCTCCCTGCTCGGCTAGTAGTTTCGTGCACAGgtagcaataattaaaatataatacctgttacaacgaataatttagttatttaaattggtTAGATTAAGATTCATTTTGCCTTCCAGATGTGGCAGAACCGCCAGGATTGGAAATGAAGGAAACGCGCTGATATTCCTTCTGGAAACAGAAGATGCATATGTAGATTTCATTAAACGAAATCAAAAGGtggatttaaagaaaatacatGTAGAACCATCTATGCTTTtacatgaaaaatgtttaaaatgcaTGAGAGATTTGCAGAAGAGAGATAGATTAGTTTTCGACAAAGCTAACAGAGCATTTGTATCGTATATACAAGCATACAATAAACATGAATGTAATCTAATATTGAGATTAAAAGATATCGACCTAGGCAAACTTGCAATGAGCTTTGGCTTGTTACGTATGCCTCGAATGCCCGAACTTAAAGGAAGAGATACAACATCGTTTAAACAAGAAAACATTGACATTAATTCGATtccttatttaaataaacaaaaagaacATAATCGTTTAGAAAAGCTGAAGATCTTTCAAACTAGTGGACAATGGCCCACGGTGTGTAAACGTAAATGCAAACAAACTGAACCTTGGTCCGAAACTAAGAAAAGGAAACTAGAAAAGCAGGAGAATCGTAAAaaacgaaaaggaaaaaaaataaaacaggaaATATctacgaatttaataaaaaagcaaaaaagGAAAGTAAGTCAACAGGATATAGAGGAGCTTGCAAAAGATATAGCACTgataagaaaactaaaaaaaaaaaaggtattcGTAAtacatagaattttttcattactctgacaaatatttaaattcatcgaaatatttttagatttcacAAGAAGAGTTTGACACAGCTTttggaatttaattgaacggttcaattaaagtgaaagagGCGTGAGACGAAAGCATGTTTAATTACTATCAATTTCTTTAGATAGATATTCGAAAAGTTATGATATAGTGAAATCAAGAAGATGAACAGTTGTACAAGGGTACGCAGTATAAATTCCATTTATCCAATATGAATCATTGTTTTGCACGTACAAAGATAAGTGTATAGGTGATAGAATATACGTTTAAAGGGTGCCTCAGCTAAATGGaataacttaaataattacttcgggcaaaattacattatttgcaaaaataatagctggaaataaattatttttaattccagaTTACCTTTAgatcagtttttaaataaaaaaatcctatTTAACTGAAATACCCTGTATTTTGCAAAACTCcagtttttataaaagtaactcAATAGTACCGAATCCTATCACTATATCGATAAAAAATCTATAGCATTTCTTAATGCttcgttgaaatttaatttggtatTGTAAGTACATGTACCAATAGTACTActaataatttcatcaaaTTAAAGGATTTATCAGTCTaaatcgaacaaatatttgtttagttAACAGCAGGAAATAAATCGTCGTCACCATGATGGTAAAGTAATGGGTCTTACTCTTGCATACCTCCAAGCCGCAGCTTGATCTGTTACCGAGGTTCGATATAGAAATTTCCATCGTTCTGATTGGCTGACGACTCATTGCTGAGACGGGATCCTTTGCGTATTGGAAGTgcagtaaaatggtggggatatGTGCACCAACTTAAGAGTAAGAAAGGTGTGTAGGAGTAGGTCCCATCACTGTGCATTTGTATTTATACCATCAGGCCCTCCCCCCTGCCACAATTGCTTGTACCACACCAATGTCTACGACACTATTCATACGTATTACTGTTGTATTGTAAACACAAATAAGAACAAGTGGTACAGGGGGTGCCGTGGTctcgtaaaataataaatttgaatgtaCATTCATATTATCTAAACGACACAAGTCAGTTTAGTATTTAATACGTGGCACCAAATTTTGgttatttatagatattatactaaatatgtTTACGCGTGCAAGATATTCGAAGGGTACAAAAGTAAATGTTTCGAGGAAATGCATGATAACAGAAAGCATGTATGAAACATCAGCGGTGAGTCATGCGTTTATGGAAAAGTGAAGAAACCGAATAAGTGTGTGTCTCATCTCAAAGAATCTTTCCGATTAAATTCGTTTGCGTCTAGTTAAATAAGTCTAAGTTTAATACTTAGCAACGAATCAACTAAGTATGACCGACATAGAGACAAGTGATCATCCGAAATGGTTGCTAGaattagaaaatcgaaaaaggAAGGTGAgcctaaaatataaaaactttatcttatctgttaattattcataCTTTATTCTATAAGAGAACTTAAATGTACTTTGAAGTAAAAGTTTTGTAGTTAATaagcaatgaaaattaatatttttaatcagcgATCGGTAATCAacgattaatatttgcaatagtTAATTTATGGTTAATCTTTATCAAGTGATTTAATGAGTCGTGATTTTCGATGATCAAGATTTTTTAATCATGAACAtcaattgattaatttatttattgattttaattatttaataccaGATTCCTTTCATGAAATAATCGATTGTTATGATGTCTAAGATTTCCTAAATTTGCTATTAGTTACATAAATGTTCCTCTTTGCTACAATTTTGaatgtatgtattttttatttagcctCGATTGGCACATGAAGCTGGAGCAGGAGCTTCTTGCGTCATTTGCAAAGATACATGTCCAGGTTTGGATTTACATTTTTGGAGAAAAACTTGTAAAAACTGTAAATGCAGCAAAGACGACCATGATGTGATTGACGAAGATTTTCCACAATTCGATTTGTTGTTTGGATCGTCcaagaaatataagaaaaagtcAACGCGTAAATACTTTTGTCAATAATATggtataaagtaaataattttgtcaaataCAGTGCGGTATACTCTCTTTTAGTATTACACATACATAATCAAAAGGAACAGGCGCAAGAGGCATTTGAATGGATTCCACCAGATACAACGAAAGAAATTGCTGCAGAATATATGAAAGCTTTACCTGTAGAAAAACTACCGATCAAAGGGTCAGCAGGTGCAGCCTTGAGAAGACAGTTACTGCAAAAGCAGTTACCGCTTCATGATATAGATTATGAAGTTTGTGATAAATTAAGCGATcaagaaaagaaacattttgaaaagtatttggaaaatataaagaaatatgtagGTCAAGGGACAGTGACAaaggtaaattaatttattaaaagtacgaTTGTATCGTTGATAAATAGttgtatcaattaatttttttactcgACAGATGCTAAGTGCTCGACCATTTGATTTGTTGTTAATGACACCTGCTAATGCCACCGATATGCAACTCTACGATCCACAGAATAAGCACAACGTACAAACTACCATGGTACAATTACGTACACCAAGTAGCTTCATGTCCAAAACGCCATATAGAAAAGATTTACATGCAAAATTAAACAACCATGAATCACTGTTGCCTGTTTCAgcaacattaaataattctagcaTGACACCAATTCGTGAGAAATGTgataaaattagtaataattgtgaaatagtGAAGTCGGAACTAGTTAAAAGCGGAGTATACAATAAGGGTGTTTCTATAATTGATTCTCAAAAGGTCAATActaattgtaacaatattacgTGCGAAGAAGTTTCTATAGCCAGTCATTTAAATTCCAATGTAACATTGCCTTCTGAAAACTCATTAGAATATTTCGAAGAATCAAGTAAATTTAAGAATCTATCTATTTCTCCCTCGCATTTGAAATCACTGGATGATGATACCCATATAGCAGAATCTATATTAGCAGATGCATTACTTCCACCTAGTATGGTACATGCTAATGACATAATTGGTAGTACATTAGATCAAAAGGATTTGATGTTCATACGAGAGAAGCTTACAAACAAGTATGGTAATCAAGGAAGTCATCAATCGCAGGTACCATGTAATGTACCCAGTTTTGCAAAAGATTTTGCTAACGGTAGTTCATTGAAAAGTAACGTTACGTCTCAAAGTATAAATACTGATAACGAGAATGATGTAAAAGCTGTTAtttctataacaaaatatcCATCCAATGTATCGATACTATCACAAAACAAACTTATTGATCAAAGGCACAAATCAACGGGAAAAAACACTATTGAATCGAAGGTAATAGAAGCAAAGAATGAAGTATTAAGAACTGTGTCACAAAGTCTTCAGTCAACTCCGCTCGATACAATGGCATCACGCTttaatttaatggaaaatacATCTTTACCAGATCCACTGTCTCAAACGTGTGCAAGCAGCcatcaaacaaaattaaacaacTTTACAGTACCATCtactattataaattctgAGAAATTACATAATCACGTATTTCCTTGTCAAAGTACTGTTCATGGTGTTAATACAAACACAAACCAAACAGGACACCTTACAGGTACAGTGGAAAATCTAACAAAGAATTCTGTTAAGCAACAGAAATGTCATGGATGCGAAGAAATAATAAGCGTTGGGGATGTGGCTGTAATTGCGGAAAAAGCTAAAAACGCTATGTGGCATCCTGGATGTTTCGTTTGCAATACGTGTAACGAACTATTAGTAGATCTAGTATACttctactataaaaataaattatattgtggAAGAGATTTGGCATCGCTTATGGGGATCCCTAGATGCTTCGCTTGTGATGAGGTAGTAATTGCATTTTCTATTAACATTTccaatcattttcatattttacatataattctcatttcaattttttagctTATTTTCTTACGAGAGTATACCGTTGCTGAAGGACACAATTACCAcgtgaaacatttttgttgTTGGGATTGTGATATTCCTTTAGCTGGGAAACAATATACCACAGAAAATGATCGTCCATTGTGTCTCCCATGCTATCAAAAGACATATGCCAAAACATGTAGTACGTGCTACAATGTAATTGCTGCGGATCAGCAAGGTGTTGCAttgaaagatttaaattttcatgcaACAGGAGAATGCTTTTGCtgttatatttgtaaaaagaatttattacaagCTCGAACAGCAATTAaagataagaaattattctgcaGCAAAGAATGTATTGCAATGTTCCGGCAGCCAACGATATAACCATTACTTTATCTTCTATATTCTTTACTAACTGCAAGAAAAGACTAtatgaataaacatttttatacaatttttagaatatatttttcaacatatGCAGAATGTCGTTATCGATTGTGACATtcataaactatatttaaattgtatttagtaaaaacgtttattttaattatacataatttgtatattcacagtttttgacattattaaaatatattattactaaaatctATGATACTTCTATAAAAAATGGCCTACAATTACATGTGCTATGAAtcatgtatattgtataaattataatataacaagatACATGGAACGCTCGGAACAAGAAAGGTCTACATTCTGTTGTATTGCTTCTGCAATATTTCATACGAAGATCTATAAcaacttataatttaaaataaaaatagaataattgtttGCTGCATacatattcaattattcaaacacCGATGACTTCTTGAATGCGAATAATTCCATCGTATAGTGATTCTTTCTTAAGCGAACAAAATTAATGTcctgttaaaaatgaaaactaacTTTTCTGCTATATAATACCTCTGTGGTGAAGTTTGTTTTAGTACCTACGACTGTtctagaatataattatatctatatgttcagttttatattgtaattcgtTTTTTAGCCATATCGTAACCaaatgtaaagaaatatatttaccgTGTTCAGATAAGTGAATAATCAATGCgcatacattttatataaacatttcccgagtatttattcgaaagttTTCTTAGACTTTATTCTGAGTCGCTATCAACAACTCTTAAAACTCTCTTCAAAGTACTACGTACTTCACGATGTTCCGTGGGAGTTTCTCTCTTCCGTTGAGCACGTGTGATACGtcctaaaaaattaatacaccGTAATTAAGGGATCATTATTGACATGTATATACTTAGATGTTCATTAACGaatctgaataaatttctcaacCTTCCGATATAATGTTACTTGTATTCAATTCGGCGATATCTTTGAGTTTCTCATTCA contains:
- the Mocs1 gene encoding molybdenum cofactor synthesis 1 isoform X1, whose translation is MFRKINIVKINFSGAHSFTNASVASNASTRVQQFRKLLNKSDYNDRLTDSFGRRHTYLRISITERCNLRCLYCMPAEGVTLTQKNGILRTEEIIKITSLFVEEGVHKVRLTGGEPTVRKDIVDIIAGLKELSGLKQIAITTNGLTLTRQLPSLQRAGLDAINISLDTLKEDRFEQFTRRKGWSRVIAAIDLAIQLGYNPVKVNCVVMNGFNSDELIDFVNLTKDRPVDVRFIEYMPFQGNKWNENKMVSFDSMKKIIRNVYPDLQRLSSEYNDTSKAYHVPGFTGQIGFITSMSEHFCNSCNRLRITADGNLKVCLFEGKGEVSLRDALRSGASDESLKEMIGVAVRRKKKQHAVKMKLLKRKSCKDTLQANTPSGDLPRTFVSSHKFSNTRRMYSSLSHVDKDGKARMVDVGSKIESKRVAVAKGVVQIDTVIRKLIVENNCKKGDVLSVAQLAGIMGAKRTPDLIPLCHPVSLSYANVFLHLNEKTNRIEITAEVRCSGKTGVEMEALTAVSIAALTVYDMCKFAAAPTMLKITDIELISKTGGTKGDFFRN
- the LOC144476163 gene encoding D-beta-hydroxybutyrate dehydrogenase, mitochondrial; translation: MPVPSGNKEPDDSQTWELAERCFLPIAFSHAVAVILATILNTLGISQTSSFVLFLLLLVISIGSTLFYHNLKVTAAGKAVLITGCDSRVGYTLSKQLDELGFTVFAGFGNKAENDETMKKLKQETSGRLHILQLDITSEHDIHSTFLYINENLPDGAPGLWALVHAAAWVTLGECEWVPPAVLKRSIDINFIGLARLTQVFLPLVRRSKGRVVLVSSLLARIPSPVRGIYCAVKAAVDAWGTCLRMEMRRWGVDVVIIETGEYVSGNAWLKDNSALLEQARDMWTQLDPQTRKEYGQELFQKEMLALEKYTQGPEADLTPVTRALTDGIIKTFPMRRYTPVSRKERIQALCSDYLPKPVYDILYTN
- the Mocs1 gene encoding molybdenum cofactor synthesis 1 isoform X3, with the protein product MFRKINIVKINFSGAHSFTNASVASNASTRVQQFRKLLNKSDYNDRLTDSFGRRHTYLRISITERCNLRCLYCMPAEGVTLTQKNGILRTEEIIKITSLFVEEGVHKVRLTGGEPTVRKDIVDIIAGLKELSGLKQIAITTNGLTLTRQLPSLQRAGLDAINISLDTLKEDRFEQFTRRKGWSRVIAAIDLAIQLGYNPVKVNCVVMNGFNSDELIDFVNLTKDRPVDVRFIEYMPFQGNKWNENKMVSFDSMKKIIRNVYPDLQRLSSEYNDTSKAYHVPGFTGQIGFITSMSEHFCNSCNRLRITADGNLKVCLFEGKGEVSLRDALRSGASDESLKEMIGVAVRRKKKQHAGMFNLSKMENRPMILIGG
- the Mocs1 gene encoding molybdenum cofactor synthesis 1 isoform X2 → MFRKINIVKINFSGAHSFTNASVASNASTRVQQFRKLLNKSDYNDRLTDSFGRRHTYLRISITERCNLRCLYCMPAEGVTLTQKNGILRTEEIIKITSLFVEEGVHKVRLTGGEPTVRKDIVDIIAGLKELSGLKQIAITTNGLTLTRQLPSLQRAGLDAINISLDTLKEDRFEQFTRRKGWSRVIAAIDLAIQLGYNPVKVNCVVMNGFNSDELIDFVNLTKDRPVDVRFIEYMPFQGNKWNENKMVSFDSMKKIIRNVYPDLQRLSSEYNDTSKAYHVPGFTGQIGFITSMSEHFCNSCNRLRITADGNLKVCLFEGKGEVSLRDALRSGASDESLKEMIGVAVRRKKKQHAVKMKLLKRKSCKDTLQANTPSGDLPRTFVSSHKFSNTRRMYSSLSHVDKDGKARMVDVGSKIESKRVAVAKGVVQIDTVIRKLIVENNCKKGDVLSVAQLAGIMGAKRTPDLIPLCHPVSLSYANVFLHLNEKTNRIEITAEVRCSAAPTMLKITDIELISKTGGTKGDFFRN